One Aegilops tauschii subsp. strangulata cultivar AL8/78 chromosome 7, Aet v6.0, whole genome shotgun sequence genomic window carries:
- the LOC109779626 gene encoding aquaporin NIP3-2, translating to MELSRSVTMDVSLSIPAARGVGDDTDRRAPRNSPSFKIVPLHDEMAEPSPGGHSTLGAERAAVLLVKKMLAELLGTFLLLFVLLSALIMNATHDGALGLLGVAATAGLAVTVLVASLVHISGAHLNPAISVSMAVYGYLPRAHLAPYMAAQFLGAIAASFVAKAVYHPANPGAIVATVPTLGTAGTFLVEFLTTFVLLFVIVAHATDPKAVKELIAVAAGAAIMMNALISAESTGASMNPARTLGTAIATGTYTKIWVYMVAPPLGAIAGTGAYIALKH from the exons ATGGAGTTGAGCAGGAGCGTGACCATGGATGTTTCTCTGAGCATCCCTGCTGCCCGCGGCGTCGGCGACGACACCGACAGGAGGGCGCCTCGAAACTCGCCTTCCTTCAAGATCGTGCCGCTGCACGACGAGATGGCCGAACCGTCGCCGGGCGGCCACTCGACCCTCGGCGCCGAGAGGGCGGCGGTGCTCCTCGTGAAGAAGATGCTGGCGGAGCTGCTGGGGACGTTCCTGCTCCTCTTCGTCCTGCTGTCGGCGCTGATCATGAACGCGACCCACGACGGCGCCCTGGGCCTGCTGGgcgtggcggcgacggcggggctgGCCGTGACGGTGCTCGTGGCGTCGCTGGTCCACATCTCCGGGGCCCACCTGAACCCGGCGATAAGCGTCTCCATGGCCGTGTACGGCTACCTCCCGCGCGCCCACCTCGCGCCCTACATGGCCGCGCAGTTCCTAGGCGCCATCGCCGCGTCCTTCGTGGCCAAGGCGGTCTACCACCCGGCGAACCCCGGCGCCATTGTGGCCACCGTGCCCACGCTCGGCACCGCGGGGACATTCTTGGTCGAGTTCCTCACCACCTTTGTCCTCCTCTTCGTAATCGTCGCCCACGCCACCGATCCCAAGGCG GTGAAGGAGCTGATAGCAGTGGCAGCCGGGGCAGCAATCATGATGAACGCCCTTATCTCTGC GGAGTCAACGGGAGCGTCCATGAATCCGGCGAGGACGCTGGGGACGGCCATCGCCACCGGGACGTACACCAAGATCTGGGTCTACATGGTGGCGCCGCCGCTCGGAGCCATCGCCGGGACCGGGGCTTACATTGCGCTCAAGCACTGA